The genomic stretch CTCTATACTTGACATTTAAATAATGTTTATATAGTAACAAGCAATGAACATAAAATGACGTGGATTCCACTATATTTCCACACATACATATTAAGAagttttagggtttatggtttatgaTCGGAGGGGTAATAATGCATCTCCCGTCATTGGCATCACTTGTGACATCTAGTACATGGAAGGATGAGCATTTTCATGGTTTGCAGCTTAATTGCCCCTACTTTATAACCTGGCCCTCTTTTTTTGCGAATTAGGAGCTTCATTACTTAAACAGTGGGATTACAATCGTTTGCAAGGATGTCAACTAAGAATGGTGGCGTGAAATTAATCCACAAACACCTTCTTCTACTTAAACTAGCAGTCCAGCACCCTCTCGAAACCCTATTGTTTTGAGATTGCTACTAATGTACATGTCGTTACTCCTTTGTACTCTACCGACGTGGCCATGTTTGGCCAAGCAAGGAACTCAGCACAATATGGGTACACTGCCCGGCTAATTTCTTACACGCGTGCTGTGATAAAACAAGAAGCGATCAAGAAAGTGGTGGACATACCCAGAGTGGCTGATCTCGTCTCGTCTTTAAACCGTGTCCTCCTTCATTGCTGTCCTTCAATTATACGCCTCCGGCCGGGACCCGACCGGAGCTGCCGACGGGAGCAAGGGAACGCTCATGTGATGTTGCTCCATTTGGTACGTCTTCCGTGGCCGTGCATCTCGCCGATGCGGCATGTTCCGGTTCTCGTCATTGCCTGCAGAATCGTTTGAAACAGCATTGAGCGAACGAGCAACGAGATTTTGAACTTCTACACGTCTTAGTGCTCCTTTGATTCGTGCTATAGGAATATGTAGGATTGTAATGGCATGTCTATTTAAATCCTAGAATAAGATATTTTATCGCAGTGAAGGATTTTTTTCATAAGGTCTAACCTCATGTTATTTTCTATAAAATTTACACAATAAGATTCCTTTGAGATATACTCCTATGAATCAAACTGCTTCTCATGGGGAAAAATCGTAGGATTTTAACCATAAACAAATCTTTTAAAAAACCTATATATGAGTCAAAGGAGCCTTGAATTAAATGCTCGAACATTGTTGGATCATTAGTAGATGCATTTGTGCAAAGGAGAAGCAGGGGTAGGGAGAAAATGAGGATCGGATGAATATGAGGGAGCAAAGGGGGAGGCGCAAACGAATCGACGATGACAACAAAGGGGAtagtggacgactgcgagcgtcgAATGAAAGGGTGATGAATTTCGTGATTGGCTTAGAGGAATGCTTGATCGGAGTGTGTCCTCGTCCTGACTTGACATCACCAATGCTAATGGCGGCCTGAGCAGGAGAAGAAGCGACGATGAAGTCAGGGGTGGATGAAGGGAAAGGGGGTGGAGACGCGGAAGAAGCAATGACGTAAACAATGAGGAGACAAAAACAAAGATCACACAAGGGAAGAAGACGCGTAGTGGTGCAGTCTTAGAAGTGACAAAGAAAATCATTGGTAAATGGGAAGAGAAATGCACGGAAAAAAGCATCTCTTATGTAGGATTGATTCTTATTAAGTATGATGTGTCATCTTTCTCCTCTATATGTATGAGATTTTTTTTGTGTTGTTTTACAATCAATACCAATAAGACAGAGCAAAAAAAGAATGAAGCAGAATCAGTTTGAGTGGCGGACCATAAATGGACTCCAGCCCTCCaccctttcttcatttattatcagAGCAAACGAGACATTTTTTGTGTATCCTTTCACAATTAAATATAAATAAATGGAGAAATATTGCAGTGAGAGagataataaaatgttaaactccACATTTGATTAGAATGCATAGGTTCTAAACCTTGGGGAGAGAGTCGTACGACGGTATGAGTTGTGGTCTCACTTCTCTTTGCCTTTCTCCTTCGCCGGGTGAAGCAAACCAAGGGAAGCATTAAAAAAACCAAAATACAACATCGTCTAAGCCACGGTGGGCTGGTGAAGGTGTCCCATTCACTAGAAACCAGAAGCCTCCAGTCTTTCAATCTGATTATTCCCGACATAGATCAACAGGGACGAATTCGGTCCTGGGCTAGTGGTTGCCGAGGTTTTTTATCCACCACTCCGGAGGGGAAACCCATATATTACCAAACAACAAATGCAACAACGTCGTCACGGTGGAGATGAGCGGCAATGGTGCCCCACACAGGTCGAGGGTTTCAGGTTACACATCCAACATAGCAATGACGGAGTGAACTTCTCAGGTCAAGGGAGGCAGAGTTGGTGTTGTGATGTGTATAAGGGGAGCTAACTAGCCAAAACACCATAGAAAAGGAGCAACCAAGGAAAATTTTCTTAACAAGATCAAGGCCATAGGGGGGGCTACACCCATGCTCGTCCCCACTTTTCTTCGTCCCTACAAGATATGTCGTTATTCGGACCTAGGGATGGTCGAAGCAAACTTTGGATCCTTGCAAAACTAAGATAATTACAATTTGTAATGAATTTTTATACTTTTGAGAAATTATGTTTTGAATGCTACATTTTAACAAGCATATTTTATATACTTATTTGACATATTTAAACACATATCAACGTTGCTAGATGGTAGTTATTGTTTTCTTTGACATATTCTAATAAGTTTGTGGTGTGTTAAATTTAAATGCATTTTCTAAAGTCCATCCTTATTAAATTATATTTTGTAAATTGCATAAACTATATAGTATATATTTCTTTATGCCAAAAATCTCAAAAGCACACGACCAAACAAGTATCTTTATAGTGGTTGCTAGTGTATGACTAGGTAAGCAATTTGTTGGAACTTTTAGAAGATAAATTGAACTAATAATATGATTCTTTACTAGTTTCTTTGTGGCTAAATGCCGTATACAAGGAACAATGGGTTCGACAATAAGTTAATGCTTTGTACTTAGTTTTAAATAAAATTTTATATTGTAATCACCAATGAACATAAAATGACATGGACTCTACTATATTCTCAATTTCTCATACATATACAATTTAATAATTTTCACATGTTGTATTGCAGTGTTCTCATCAATTGCCGATATAAAAGCATTGCACGAAAATTAAAATGCAAATCTAGTTAGCGTAGGTTACCCTTACTACCTATCTAGGCTCATTGGCGCCGATCAGATTGGTACGTTTCGACGTGGCACATGGTATGTTATGTTCATCTTCTCCTAcaaagataattttacttactgcaTCGGGTCATACTCCTGGAGCCTATGATTTTATTTCCTTCCAATCTCAGTCTCTTgattgataaagggaatatattaatatcgcgaagacaTCAATTACATCTAGCTTATGCAACAAAGCAGTGCCTTGATGGCAATACGAATACACACAAACAAACAAGAAAAGGAAACAAGaattacagaaaagaaaaagtcccgctacagtgacCTACTCCTTGTGACAGCGGAgcaaacaccaccaagacagtACCAGAAATCCATCATCTCTAAAAGCGATGCCTCtaagaatggaacagtgcatgagCGACGTCATCGCCATGATCAATGACCATATGTTTCACCTCCGAGAAAGTCCGCACTCACAAAACATTGCCTTCAACAAGGTTATTGCCAGACATAATCAATTAAGGCCAAACATTAGGGTTTCACCCTGCAAGTTTAGACACTGAATTCTTCTTGTGATGTCACCTCCACTTGTCACCGCTGCTTCAAGTCACGAGTCACCAAGCCAGAATCTTGTCACCACCAGGACTCAAACCTCCATTACTAGTCTTTAATTTTCGACTTCCATGTGATTCTCCGCGTCTGACTTCACCGTGGAACTAAGACATGTCCCACGATGACAACGATCGCAGAACTTCGCAACGCCacctctgaaaccaaaacagtcaGAAAAACACCGTTGCGCGCAACCGAAAATCATCCGCTTCGGCAGACTCCAGGCATGTCGTCCATTTGAAATTCATCAGCGGAGCCTTACGGAATTCGACAGCCCATCCACGATCAATGACGACATGAGTCAGGCAGTTCTTCATCATGGTGTGAGAGGGATCCAATGACTGCCTCCATTATCCAGGTCGGGGCCCATGCCGCTAACCATCCCAGGCCAGCCGAAGCAATGCCGGACACCGCACCAAGGCGCAGAACACGACCTCCAGGGACTCCAAGTCCACGCCTGGGCAGCGCCATACAGCTCAAGTCTCTTGATACCAATCAGTGTCAAGCTACTTGGCGATGGTGGAGGGATCACCCGAAATAAACCCTCAACTTCACTATCAATGTTCCTCCCGTCATTGTTATCAGTTGCGACATCTAACATAGAGAGGATGAGCATTTTCATTTATAACCTGGCCCTCTGGAAAAACAGTTTTTTTTATATTATTACTACTAATGTACATGTCGTTACTCCTTGGTACTCTACCGGCGTGGCCATGTTTGGCCAAGCAAGGAACTCAACACAAGATGGGTACGCTGCCCGGCCAATTTCTCACACGCGTGCCGTGAtaaaagaagaagtgagcaagAAAGTGGGGGACAAGACCAGAGTGGCCGATCTCGTCTCGTCTTTAAACCGTGTAGTGTCCTTCTCCATGGCTGTCCTTCAATTATACGCCGCCGGCCGGGACCCGACCCGAGCTGCCGATCGGAGTAAGAAGACGCTCATGTGGAGGGTGTCGCTCGGTTTGGCGCGCCTTCTGTGGCCGTACGCTGTTGCCGATGCCACATGTTCCGGTTCTCATCTTTGTCTGCAAGAATCGTCTCCACAACAGCAACGAGCCAACGACCAACGAGATTCTGAACTTCACACGACGCCCATAAGGGTCCTCCTTTTTTTTGGGTAGCAAGACTAGGTGACAAAGGGAGCTAATCCAAAATGAACACACGATCTGGCTTCTAACTCTCCTATGGAAAAGAGAACTATGAACGGTAAAGATGAGATGGGTGTGTGTGCGTGTAACTGTGTATCAGTACGGGGGTCAATTACCTTTCACTTTCAGGCTTCATTGGTCCCCTTTTTTACTTGCTCCTTGGCTTTCACTTTCGTTTGAAAAGATCTTTGTTGGATTTTGGGCCGACAGACAGCTGACAACTAGGCTAGATACCACCTGATGCACGAATTATATAGTCTGTTAAACCATAGGATGAACTTAGCGCTTACACCACGGACAAAAAGTACCAGCAACTCACGGCCAAAACTAGTCCCAGAAGAACTTCGCAGGGTGATAAGCACATCAAGGCATCAAACACCGCATTTGCTAAAAAGTGAAAATTAAGCACCACGATGATTAAATAACACAATTTATAACACTTGAATAGTGGGAGTGgacaaatggaggccgagctctttatttttaaaaattcaaaaatcatatttatCAGCTCCAAAAAAGTCCGAAACAAAATCctagatgtagccaatgatgaaaTCAACAATCGTGCAAAATCTCAATCCAAAATTTGttgtattttaggctacacaaaatgaCAAATGTGTGAATCTAagtatagtgaatagtgcacatttcaaaatTCTAAAACTCTAGAATataaagaatttcacattgagatttcgTAGGTTTGTCGCACACACAATTGGctacatgtagattttttttcagatttttggaAACCTTAAAGTATAATTTTCgactttttcaaaataaaagcctaCATGTAGGTCGGCCTCCATTTGCAGTTTTTGTTGAATAGTTCGCTTTCTAGTTCTGCGTAATATTGCAATTACTAGAACCATATAAAAATGTATCCCGTAACTATGTAGTATTACCGTGGTAACTGTGTGTTGTTAAAACGGTCATCATCATGCTACTCTCTCCGATTCATCGGATGGAGTACTATAATCTGATGCGGTATTTTATTTACAAAACATATAATATGCATCTTTTGTTTTGGGACTATATGTTGTCTTATGGGCCACATGGGCCACGTAGTTGCATCCTCAAAATATTGACCACTTGCTATGTTCCTCAGGTGGACGCCAATGCTCCACCTTCTTAACACCTCATGTGGGTGTAGTAGATTCAGAGATCTCTACTCCTCAACCAAGGGAATAGACGTCGAGCCGTTTTCTCTCATCATCCCTCACATTGGCGTGTGATGATAGCCAACTTCATCACACGCCAACAATGCACTTTGATCTTGCTCGGTACTTCGACCACAAAGATAGCCAACCCTAGTGTTCTTTGACACTCGTGGATGATCCCACATTGGCAGCCTGGTTATGACCGAGGGGTTGCAAGAAGAAAAACATGGACAGGTGGTCCGACAAACTTGGAGGAACATGTTGATATATCTAAGTAGAAAAATTGAATGGAACGATCCATATAACTTTGCAACCAAACACATCAGAAAAGGGGACCATGCATTTCCTGACTTGGTCCAGAACCAAACGCTTAGATGCAAATGCCATGTCCTACACTTAGCGCTACATGTTGAGTATTTTTTGTACCAAGAACGTACTTCCATTGTTTATTTCCGTTTTTACATTAAAATGCATGTATGCATATATGTATTTTAACCTTGTTGGTCGGCGACTGAGCTGGCTGTCAATGCATCTACCAAGATGGTACTTAGCAACGAAACATTTGTCCTATTTTGGGAGGCCATATGGCTGGATAGTGACTTGCGCCCGAATTACCTAAAAGTTGATTTCGGGCCGTATCCGGAAGAGGTGGACCATGCGGGAGGCCCTCACCGACAAATGGTGGATTTTTTTAACGTGCATGGGGGCGCTTAGTAACCTCACGCTTTGGAAAAACATCCAAGTCTGGAGGTTGGTTTGATACATCTTTTCTCGGACACCCCTGTCTAGCTTCTTTGGCAGTGGACGGCAGACGGTGTTTACACCTCAACTTCCTATTAGAAAGTCATGTTTCGGGGACCGGTGCAGTCTTCATCCTAGAAGCTCACATGTAAGTCTTGGGCCCACCTAGGGTCAAATTCTCCCCGTGTCTAGCTTGCTAGGACCGTTGTGTGACAGCGGATAGACTTGTCCCGTGGGGGCTCCAACAGCACCTGTGTTGTGTTCTCTGTGACCAAGAGATGGACACGATGGAGCACATCTTTGTTTGTTGTCCCCATTCTCATATCACCTGGCATGAGTTTCTATCATGGATTCGCTCCCCTACGACCATTCCTGTCGATGGGATTAAGTTTGTGGATTGGTGAAACTCTACCATCCGAGCTTCCCCATCGATGGCTCGATGGCTTGCAAGGGCGTTCCTCGGTGGTAATGCTCACGGATTGGTGGTTATGGAAACGGTGCAATGCTGTCATTTTTGACGGTGCGCGACCAACCTAGGTGGATTATTCAACACGATTAAGGCGGATGCTAAGTCGTGGGCCACCACTAGGGCCTTGGATCTAATGGCGCTGCTCCCCTAGGCTCGAGTGTTGCCTCTCTAGGCATGTATCAAATTCTTTCTATCAATAAATCGGAACGCAAAGCTTAGcatttgattttttattttgagaAGAAAAAATGACCCAAAGAAGCATCAAAGGTGATTAGGTCATGTCCAAGGGGGCTGCCCATGTTCCCCATTATTTTGTCCGTTTGAGGGGTTGTCTCAAATACTTTGGAGGTGGTGGAGGGTTTCTCCCAAAGGAAGCCCTCATTTCTTTTTTCTTCATCGGGTCATCTCCATAATTTCTCGTTTTTCAACTTTGGATCTCCCATGATTCCATGGCTGTTGTAGGTGAGGGAGTGCGTTGGCACTCGACGCAGGGATATGCGTTTAAGGTAGTTAGTATCTGTTTGTTTGGGTTGCAGCTGGTGAGAGGCAGATCTAGCTGGTGGGCTGTAGGAAAGCAGCTGTGAGAAGTAATTGTTGGAAGCAGAGATTTAATGTTTGGCTGGAACGCTTTTATAGCTGCTGTTGAACGTTTTTAGGAGTGAAATGTCTGAAATGTCCCTGAGTGCTGAAGATGAATTAGCTATTTCTAACTACTTTATTACATAATTACCGTCCTAAGAGCTGAATTATCTCAATTTACCATTTTTTGCTAATATGTTTTTAAACGGTCTTTGTATTGGAATAAAAAAATTGGAGTGATTGGTTAGAATTTATTTTAAACATGCTAATATGTTTTTGAACAGCCATTCCAATGAACAAGACCCCCTTACCTTctacatttttttttattttgaccaagaattactttaaatgcaTAAAGATTGTTGGTATAAAACTAGCATCAttggaaagtgcttttcaataataaaaaatgATACTAATTACGTATAATATAACAAAGAGTTTCTCTCTTCAATTTTTTgtcaaagttcgtcttaaaaTATTTTTGCGCTTTATTCATTGAAAGTGGTGTagtattttgttgactaaattaaTGGCTAAATTATTTCTCGAAGTGCTTACTGTATTATGATTAATCTAACACAAGTAGGTAGGAAGGAAGTATGACTTCTATTTTTTGACTTCTCTAGATAGAATTTATATCAACACCGGCTAGACTAGAGTGATTTTATCCATCGCTGGACACGCCCTAGGATCGAACAATCAGCGGACGCAGATGCGGACCCTCGGACAAGCCCAAATTTCGTGCCCACCACATGTCACCGCTTCCCGTGTTCAAATTCGAACAACCTGCCCGGCCGCTTCACAACGGTCACCACTCGCCGTCTTCCCCTCTTCCTCCGTCCCACCACACCGGAGCGACCTCCCGATCTACTCCCCTCCCGGCCGCCGAGCCACCGAATCCGACGCCTCAACCTCCCTCTCCAATGACGACCGCcacagccgcctcctcctccgcatccTCCCTGCAGTCGGTGCGTGTCGCGCTTCGGGTGCGCCCACTCCTCCCGTCGGAGGCCAGCTCCGCGGCGGCGCCCTGCGTCTCCCTCATCGGCAGCCGCCCCGGCGGCGAGGTCACCGTCCAGCTCAAGGACCAGCACACCAGGTACGCCCACCTCTAGAACCCGCGGAGCTCTTCCTGCGCTAATCCAGCAATTACCGACATCTCCCCCAAATTAGTAGCCCCCTTCAACAGATGCGACCTTAGTTTAAGCTTCCACTACCTCTTATCGTCCCTGCGCCGAGGGCTAATTCTACGTCTTGTAGCTCGTTTCAGACTCGATTACAAGCAGTTCTTTCCATTACTAATGCCGATTCAGTTATTCAAATGCACCGATGATTTACTCCACCGCTTTCTTTACCTCCCTCGTTCCATGCCATGATTGTCCTCCCTTTTGGTAACCCGATCTACGCCTGAACCCTGCAGCCGGAACGAGTGCTACAAGGTGGACTCATACTTCGGCAAAGACGACCAGGTCTCCGACATATTTGACCAGGAGGTCAGCGCCCTGATCCCGGGCATCTTCGAGGGGACGAACGCCACCGTGTTCGCCTACGGGGCGACCGGCAGCGGCAAGACCTACACGATGCAGGTGTCCGATCCTTTCTCCACGTCCTACCCActacctgttcgacgaaatgtcaCACTGGCTGTTGGGTTTGCCAACCTGTTTCTGAAACCTTGTTGTTGCTGTGTGTACAGGGCAGCGAGGACCTGCCGGGGCTCATCCCCTTGTCGGTGTCGACCGTCCTGGCGCGCTGCACCGGCACGTGGTGCTCCGTGGAGATCTCGTACTACGAGGTGTACCTGGAGCGGTGCTACGACCTGCTCGAGCCCAAGGCGAAGGAGATCATGGCCTTGGATGACAAGGATGGCAACCTGCAGCTCAAGGGCTTGGCATGGGTAATCTGCTCGGCTTGGTGAATCTGCTTGCTAGAACGTAGCTGCCTGCAGTGCACTTACTGCTGTTTTTTCATGGTTTATTAAGGTCCCCGTGCGGTCCATGGAGGAGTTTCAGGAAGTCTACTCGATAGGTGTGCAGAGAAGGAAGGTTGCCCACACAGGCCTGAACGATGTTTCTAGTAGGAGCCATGCTGTGCTCTCCATCCGGATCAGTAATGATACTATCAAAGGGAAGCTCAACCTCATTGACCTGGCTGGTACGGCTCCCTGTAATGATGTGCACGTAACCTGTAGAGGCTTCGCATTTCTAGCTTAAGACCATGCTGTGTTGGTTATTCAATTTCAGGAAATGAGGACAACAGAAGGACGTACAATGAAGGGATCCGCCTCCAAGAAAGCTCCAAAATTAACTCTTCGCTGTTTGCCCTGTCGAATGTCATTTCAGCTCTGAAGAAGAACGAGACGCGGGTACCTTATAGGGAGAGTAAATTGACCCGCATACTACAGGACTCGCTAGGGGGCAATAGCCGTGCTGTGATGATAGCATGTCTGGTGAGTTTCAGCTACAGCCTTCTCATCACACGGAGTAGACCCCTGCTGATGGTCTTCTGTTTGTTTCAGAATCCGGTGGAATACCAGGAGGCAGTCCAAACACTGAGTCTGGCTGCTCGTTCAGGCCATATGTTGACCAACATGTCTTCCGCAAGCAAGGAGCAAACTCCAAAAGTAAAGGTTGACATGGAAGCTAAATTGCAAGTGTGGCTGGAATCCAAGGGGAAAACCAGGAGCATCCAAAGAACGAATGGGCTTTTCTCCCCAACTGGATGCAAGACTCCTTCTTCCATGAGCCATATGAAACTACCAAAATCTGCCCTGGTTTCTAGTAGGGCTAAAGCAATGGACCGAGATGGTGGCAAAATTAAAAAGTAAGTGTCTCCAATTGCACTCTACAAGTCGACATAGAACGTATCGCAATTATACCGAGATTTTagctattttattttctgttacaCAGGGTGCTTTTCGATTTAGGAGTCCATACTCCAGCCAAAAACACACCAAGACCGAGCCCACGAGATGAAGTAAAGACAACAAAGAAGGGTATGCTGtttgaaaaatgcataaaagtataTATTTTCTATTGAATATAGATTCTGAATGTACAAATGTCAGTAAGACAATAAGCAGAAAGTAAAATATGCTATTCAAAAGAAAGTAACTGCACACAATCTACTTGCAAGTTACTTCTGTGTTTGGAACTTGATCTATGTTTCAATAATACTCTGAGCCGTATAGGATGTTTTTTGCAGTGGCCCCTCCTTCGTTGGCTCCTTGCATTGAGGACAGGTCTGAATCGCCCATTCGAAAAGTTCTCTCCCCCATTTCTTCCAACGTGATGGCTCTCAAGCAGCAGACAGCTGATGATGTCAGTTGCCCGCCTTCAGTGGAACCGAAAACTCCAATAGGAGAATGTCATATGGTTGAGAAGATTCCAGGTGGTACACCTCTTGATAAATTTAATGCACTGGGATCTAACCTGAAGGTCTGCATGATTTTCCTCATATTTTGTACATCAGCAACCTATTTTAGTTCATCACAGATCTCTAAATGTCTCTATCTTACACAGGAATCTCTTATTCAACAATACCTTGAGTTATTAAATGTTGCGAACAAGTAAGTTCAAACTATCAAGCTTTTATGGCTACGTTGAGTAGTGTGATTGCCTTATGTTAAACATTTTCGGCATGTTTCATCCTTTCTAATTATGTACTTTCCCTACCATGGATGCAGGGAAGAGCTACAGCAGCTGAAAGTATGATCCTTGCTTTTCAGAATAATCTGATAGATGGTATAGCAGCCTTTTCTTTTTCCTACTAATGTTCTCACTTCTTCAGGGTATTGGTGAAAAGAGAGCAGAGTACATTCTTGAGCTCCGGGAGGATTCGTCCAGACCATTCAAATCTGTAAGATTTCTGTAGTGAGAAATGCTTAATCCTGACAGCAAAAAGTCACTTGTATGAGTTGTATTTGTCAACTTCTAAGATAACGTGTTTTGGCAGCTTTCGGACTTGGGAAATATAGGTCTATCATCGAAACAAGTAATTCTTCTGCTGACTTTTTTTCTGCATACTCTTGTATTATTTCCTGTACCATTTATGTACACAAATACTGCCCATAATCTGTTTTCTTATGTTGTGTCGAACAGATCCAAGACATCCTTCGTAAAACAGCAAATGGAATCTTCAAATGAACTGTTCCCTGGAAGTCACTAGGATGGACTGATGTATTCTACCACCTTAAAGATGCTGGGTCATATTGTTTCACCATTGGTGACTCAATGTGTGTATTTGTACCAATCGTCAGCCTGTTGTTGACTTATCTGCAGTTGTACTTTTAGTAGTCAGCCTGTTGCTGATGCTACTAAACATAGAGCGGTAGGTTGTATTGTCCACTTTCTGCCTGTTGCTGATGCTACTAAACTTAGAGCAATAGGTTGTATTGTCCACTTTCTTGCAGATTTTCCCGTGTAATTTGTCATCCTGATGTGATGTTCTACTCTTCTAACATTGAATGACATTTACTAGTTCCCTTGCACGGGCATGGAGTTCTGGAATATTGCTTGGTACCTGGCCTAAGAAGGGTTTGGAAAACCGTGTGTGGATGTGTGTACCTTTCCCGGGAAGGTTTTGCATATTCCACAGGAAGTTCTTCATGTGGAATATGCAAAACCTTCTTAGGCACACATGATGATACTTCCTGTGGAATATACAACACCTTTGGCgatgttggttgcatcacatgatgatACTTTGTTTTGAAGCTTATGACATATCCCTATGGAATGTAAACAGATATGTAAAAAATGTAAGATGAAAATTGGCATGATTAGCATATGGCATATTCCCGTGGAACGTAAACATCTACATCGGTAAAAAATGTAAAAAACATATGCATGATCAACAATTTTACAAACTTCATAggatttttgcatgattttggtgATGTTACTGCTGTTGGGATTGCTAAGTTTAGATAGGCATTTTACACTAATCTATCTATAATAGCAAGGAGTGATCATCTGAACCTTGATCGACCCTTTTTGGGCTATTGGTGGGCTACAGGTAAACCTGCTGCTGGGTGATTTGAGTGAAGGTGATTAGTTGTCTTCCCTTTGTTCTCCTCCTTTTTTTTCTGCTCATCAGCGTGGGCGCCATCTGATGACGGCGACGAATCTGCCATTGAAGACTTGCAGATGTGGAGGGAGCGCAGGGCCATGAGGGAGCTGGTGCCCGTCCGTTGGTAGCGCTTGAGCGGCAGCGAAAGTTGTAGCCGTCCACAGATGGACCTATTATTCGTTTTGCTCTGCTCTTCTTTTACAGTTCAGGCATTACTATTCTTAGGTCGCTTGATTTCCACTAATATCTGCTATCGTATTTATTATTGGACATGACATATGTTTTCTCTTCCAAACTTCACTGAAATCGCAAGATGGTTCAGCATGACATGCAAATTTCTTGCAGTTTCGAATATGGCAATTTAATTGATGAGTTTGCAGCTTCAGAAAATGCAGCAGAGCAATCTCTTAATACAATTAGTTTACGGAGGTGCCCAACAAGCTTCCATTGAATTTTACGTATTGCCATGTTATTTTGTCAGGTGGAATTCCTTTATGCATTATCTTCTTTTCCGTTATGTGTGGGTTCTTCTTACTCTACTGTACTGCGATCTATTGTTTCTATCCTGCTCTAGCAAGGTATATTCAGTCGATTCCATGAGGAACTTATATATTTTAAGTAGAGTGGAGGTGGTGACGAGTTAAGAATGATTTATAGTTCATTCAGATTTACGGCTTCTAAAACACCACTGGCCTTTTATATGACCTCCTGAAGCACCAAGAGGAGGTAGCACTGTATGTAGTACAAACTCGGAGTTGATTGTCATAATACCAATTTGTCATCGAGCTCAAATTAATTGATCGTGTTTTTCTTTTTGCCATATTTGGATTTTTGGATTATGTAAGAGCGGACAGGTGGCCCTATTATTTGGTTCAT from Lolium rigidum isolate FL_2022 chromosome 4, APGP_CSIRO_Lrig_0.1, whole genome shotgun sequence encodes the following:
- the LOC124648646 gene encoding kinesin-like protein KIN-10C is translated as MTTATAASSSASSLQSVRVALRVRPLLPSEASSAAAPCVSLIGSRPGGEVTVQLKDQHTSRNECYKVDSYFGKDDQVSDIFDQEVSALIPGIFEGTNATVFAYGATGSGKTYTMQGSEDLPGLIPLSVSTVLARCTGTWCSVEISYYEVYLERCYDLLEPKAKEIMALDDKDGNLQLKGLAWVPVRSMEEFQEVYSIGVQRRKVAHTGLNDVSSRSHAVLSIRISNDTIKGKLNLIDLAGNEDNRRTYNEGIRLQESSKINSSLFALSNVISALKKNETRVPYRESKLTRILQDSLGGNSRAVMIACLNPVEYQEAVQTLSLAARSGHMLTNMSSASKEQTPKVKVDMEAKLQVWLESKGKTRSIQRTNGLFSPTGCKTPSSMSHMKLPKSALVSSRAKAMDRDGGKIKKVLFDLGVHTPAKNTPRPSPRDEVKTTKKVAPPSLAPCIEDRSESPIRKVLSPISSNVMALKQQTADDVSCPPSVEPKTPIGECHMVEKIPGGTPLDKFNALGSNLKESLIQQYLELLNVANKEELQQLKGIGEKRAEYILELREDSSRPFKSLSDLGNIGLSSKQIQDILRKTANGIFK